A stretch of Lactiplantibacillus brownii DNA encodes these proteins:
- a CDS encoding aminotransferase class I/II-fold pyridoxal phosphate-dependent enzyme yields MTETNQIIKKIQVSGIRRFDEAISDVPDIIKLTVGEPDLPTPEHVKKAGIRAIQQDFSHYSPLMGFQKLQVAASRYFNQKYQLTYAPSEIITTVGATEAVATALLTILNPGDGVLLPTPSYTSYAPVVAMAQATLIPIDTTHSGYKLTPADLAATIQAHANGHLKAIILNYPTNPTGVTYSKAELLALIAVIRQAGLLVISDEIYSEITYDQPHTALGTLYPEKTITINGLSKSHAMTGWRLGLIMAPQELINEMKKTHQYLVTSTSSISQVAGIEALTNGLDDGPQMRAIYQQRRDYLVTRLSEMGLNYVYPSGAFYLFVQVPTHFKGTSWDFATSLAQQAQLAVIPGSAFGPTGEGWFRISYAASQAALREGMNRLATWLTEFETA; encoded by the coding sequence ATGACTGAGACCAATCAAATTATCAAAAAAATTCAAGTTTCTGGGATTCGCCGTTTTGATGAGGCCATCTCGGATGTGCCAGATATTATCAAATTGACCGTTGGTGAACCCGATTTGCCGACGCCCGAACATGTCAAAAAAGCGGGTATTCGAGCCATTCAACAGGATTTTAGTCATTATTCGCCATTAATGGGCTTCCAAAAATTACAAGTGGCGGCTAGTCGTTATTTTAATCAAAAATATCAGTTAACTTATGCCCCAAGTGAAATTATCACGACCGTTGGGGCTACAGAAGCGGTTGCCACTGCGTTACTTACGATATTAAATCCAGGTGACGGCGTTTTATTGCCCACACCAAGTTATACCAGCTACGCGCCCGTGGTTGCTATGGCACAGGCCACGTTGATTCCGATTGACACGACTCACAGTGGCTATAAACTGACTCCAGCTGACTTAGCTGCTACTATCCAGGCCCATGCTAATGGGCATTTAAAGGCAATTATTTTAAATTATCCGACTAATCCCACTGGTGTGACTTATTCAAAAGCTGAATTACTAGCGTTGATTGCCGTCATTCGCCAAGCAGGGTTGTTGGTTATCAGTGATGAAATCTATAGTGAAATCACTTACGATCAACCACATACTGCCTTAGGAACCCTTTACCCAGAGAAGACAATTACGATTAACGGTTTGTCAAAGTCGCATGCCATGACCGGCTGGCGGCTCGGATTGATCATGGCCCCACAGGAACTGATCAACGAAATGAAGAAGACCCATCAATACCTGGTCACTTCAACCAGTTCAATCAGTCAGGTCGCCGGGATTGAAGCCTTAACTAATGGCCTCGATGATGGACCACAGATGCGTGCCATCTATCAACAACGACGGGACTATTTAGTCACACGTCTTAGTGAAATGGGTCTTAATTATGTCTACCCAAGCGGGGCTTTTTACTTATTTGTCCAAGTTCCAACTCATTTTAAAGGGACTAGCTGGGACTTTGCGACGAGTCTAGCTCAACAGGCCCAACTCGCAGTGATTCCTGGCTCAGCGTTTGGTCCGACTGGTGAAGGCTGGTTCCGGATCAGTTACGCCGCAAGTCAGGCGGCCCTTCGAGAAGGCATGAATCGTTTGGCAACTTGGCTCACTGAATTTGAAACAGCTTAA
- the dapA gene encoding 4-hydroxy-tetrahydrodipicolinate synthase has product MNFKNAHLMTAMVTPFDDAGQLDKHRLASLIDYLLAHHTAGILVGGTTGEGPTLSEDEKLALFQMTATLVAGRVPIMANTGSNNTAATIAFTRRVSQIAGIDAALVVVPPYNKPDQAGMVAHFTAIAERGGLPIMIYNIPGRVVVKMTVPTVLKLAKQPNIIGIKQCTSLEELAAIVEQAPADFYVYTGEDSQTLTATVLGAHGVISVASHLYGDDMAAMLTQLDQGNWAAAGQSQRQLIPKMAALFSSPSPAPVKAALNQQHILVGEPRLPILPLTAEQQATLFAELK; this is encoded by the coding sequence ATGAACTTTAAAAACGCACATTTAATGACCGCGATGGTCACCCCATTCGACGATGCTGGTCAACTTGACAAGCACCGACTAGCTAGCTTAATTGACTACTTATTAGCACATCATACAGCCGGAATCCTAGTCGGAGGAACGACCGGTGAAGGCCCGACACTTAGTGAGGATGAAAAGCTGGCGTTATTCCAAATGACGGCCACTTTAGTTGCTGGCCGGGTGCCAATCATGGCTAATACGGGGTCGAATAATACCGCTGCTACCATTGCTTTTACCCGTCGTGTCAGTCAAATTGCTGGCATTGACGCGGCGCTTGTCGTCGTACCACCGTATAATAAACCCGATCAGGCTGGGATGGTGGCACATTTTACCGCGATTGCTGAACGTGGTGGCCTTCCAATTATGATCTACAATATTCCTGGCCGCGTCGTCGTAAAGATGACCGTCCCCACCGTCTTAAAACTAGCCAAACAACCGAATATTATTGGGATCAAGCAATGCACGTCCTTAGAAGAATTAGCCGCAATCGTTGAACAAGCACCTGCTGATTTTTATGTTTACACCGGCGAAGATTCTCAGACACTGACTGCAACCGTTTTAGGTGCGCATGGCGTTATCTCAGTTGCCAGCCATCTTTATGGCGATGACATGGCGGCGATGCTGACCCAACTTGATCAAGGAAACTGGGCCGCCGCCGGTCAATCCCAGCGTCAATTAATCCCCAAGATGGCCGCCCTATTCAGCTCACCCTCACCGGCGCCAGTCAAGGCTGCACTCAATCAGCAACATATTTTAGTTGGGGAACCACGCTTACCAATCTTGCCATTGACCGCTGAACAACAAGCGACACTGTTTGCTGAATTGAAATAA